One genomic region from Syngnathus typhle isolate RoL2023-S1 ecotype Sweden linkage group LG17, RoL_Styp_1.0, whole genome shotgun sequence encodes:
- the gtf2f1 gene encoding general transcription factor IIF subunit 1 isoform X3, protein MASLGGSSSSSGTEFIVRVPKNTSKKYNIMSFNAGDKVNCSTWTQARMERDMSGRKIYGEEETPEGAAGSEFGKKQREEARRKKFGIVTREFKVEDQPWILKVNGKAGKRFKGLKKGGVTENASYYIFTQCPDGAFEAFPVNGWYNFTPVAKHRTLTAEEAEEEWGRRNKVVNHFSIMLQRRLREQTQGDEEEEESEKSAKKKKKGRGNDLRIHDMEDDFDVSSDDSDNSMGEDGEGKTKTKSDAGKGKSKKKRNDKEALEDSDDGDYEGLEVDYMSDESSSSDEEPEKGRPSKGEDVPKGIDEASESEEESEEEKHNEEETKEEEEDEEGKKTPAQTEKKKKKDSSGESDSSDDSDIEGETASALFMKKRTPPKRAGGRGSAGSSRTGSRPGTPSIDPAATSNTLRAAASKLEQGKRQTQGPGTDSPAAKRLKMDPSGQSPAPSGKSTPQPPSGKSTPSSSDVQLTEEAVRRYLIRKPMTTKDLLKKFQTKRTGLSSEQTVNVLAQILKRLNPERKNVNDKMHFYLTE, encoded by the exons ATGGCATCACTG GGGGGCAGCAGCAGTTCTTCAGGCACGGAATTCATTGTGCGAGTCCCTAA GAATACTAGCAAGAAATACAACATAATGTCTTTTAACGCCGGGGATAAAGTCAACTGTTCAACATGGACACAG GCTCGCATGGAGAGAGACATGAGTGGTCGCAAGATCTACGGTGAAGAAGAGACGCCGGAAGGTGCAGCTGGCAGCGAGTTTGGCAAAAAGCAGCGCGAGGAGGCGCGCCGGAAGAAATTTGGCATTGTGACACGCGAGTTCAAAGTTGAGGACCAGCCTTGGATTCTTAAAGTCAACGGCAAGGCGGGAAAAAG GTTCAAAGGTCTGAAAAAGGGCGGCGTCACCGAAAATGCATCCTACTACATCTTCACCCAGTGCCCCGATGGAGCTTTCGAAGCCTTCCCCGTGAACGGCTGGTACAACTTTACCCCCGTGGCCAAACATCGAACTCTCACGGcggaggaggctgaagaggagtGGGGCAG GAGGAACAAGGTGGTGAATCACTTCAGCATCATGCTCCAGCGACGTCTCCGTGAGCAAACGCAGGGtgacgaggaagaggaagagagtGAGAAATcggccaagaagaagaagaagggccGAGGCAACGACCTGCGCATCCACGATATGGAAGACGATTTTGACGTGAGCAGCGACGATAGCGACAACAGTATGGGCGAAG ATGGAGAAGGCAAGACCAAGACAAAGAGCGACGCGGGGAAAGGAAAATCCAAGAAGAAGCGCAATGACAAGGAGGCTTTGGAAGACAGCGATGATGGCGACTACGAGGGGCTCGAGGTGGATTACATGTCGGATGAAAGCAG CAGTTCGGATGAAGAGCCAGAAAAAGGAAGGCCCAGCAAAGGAGAAGATGTCCCGAAAG GGATTGATGAGGCCTCAGAAAGCGAGGAAGAGAGCGAAGAGGAGAAACATAACGAGGAGGAAActaaagaagaggaagaggatgaggaaggGAAGAAGACACCAGCGCAgacagaaaagaagaagaaaaaag ACAGCAGCGGCGAATCGGACAGCTCGGACGACAGCGACATCGAGGGAGAAACGGCCTCTGCTTTGTTTATG AAGAAGCGCACTCCTCCAAAACGCGCAGGCGGGCGCGGCTCCGCCGGAAGCTCTAGAACCGGCAGCCGGCCGGGTACGCCGTCGATCGATCCCGCCGCCACCTCCAACACACTCCGTGCCGCGGCCAGCAAGCTCGAGCAAG GTAAAAGACAGACGCAAGGTCCGGGGACCGACTCGCCGGCCGCTAAAAGGCTCAAGATGGACCCCAGTGGGCAGAGCCCCGCCCCCTCTGGGAAGAGCACACCTCAACCCCCATCAGGAAAATCAACTCCCAGTTCCAG CGACGTCCAGCTGACAGAAGAAGCGGTCCGCCGCTACCTGATCCGGAAACCCATGACCACCAAAGACCTGCTGAAGAAGTTCCAAACCAAGCGCACAGGCCTGAGCAGTGAGCAGACCGTCAATGTGCTGGCGCAGATTCTGAAACGGCTCAATCCCGAGCGCAAAAACGTCAAcgataaaatgcatttttatctcACGGAGTGA
- the gtf2f1 gene encoding general transcription factor IIF subunit 1 isoform X1 has product MASLGGSSSSSGTEFIVRVPKNTSKKYNIMSFNAGDKVNCSTWTQARMERDMSGRKIYGEEETPEGAAGSEFGKKQREEARRKKFGIVTREFKVEDQPWILKVNGKAGKRFKGLKKGGVTENASYYIFTQCPDGAFEAFPVNGWYNFTPVAKHRTLTAEEAEEEWGRRNKVVNHFSIMLQRRLREQTQGDEEEEESEKSAKKKKKGRGNDLRIHDMEDDFDVSSDDSDNSMGEDGEGKTKTKSDAGKGKSKKKRNDKEALEDSDDGDYEGLEVDYMSDESSSSDEEPEKGRPSKGEDVPKGIDEASESEEESEEEKHNEEETKEEEEDEEGKKTPAQTEKKKKKDSSGESDSSDDSDIEGETASALFMVKKRTPPKRAGGRGSAGSSRTGSRPGTPSIDPAATSNTLRAAASKLEQGKRQTQGPGTDSPAAKRLKMDPSGQSPAPSGKSTPQPPSGKSTPSSSDVQLTEEAVRRYLIRKPMTTKDLLKKFQTKRTGLSSEQTVNVLAQILKRLNPERKNVNDKMHFYLTE; this is encoded by the exons ATGGCATCACTG GGGGGCAGCAGCAGTTCTTCAGGCACGGAATTCATTGTGCGAGTCCCTAA GAATACTAGCAAGAAATACAACATAATGTCTTTTAACGCCGGGGATAAAGTCAACTGTTCAACATGGACACAG GCTCGCATGGAGAGAGACATGAGTGGTCGCAAGATCTACGGTGAAGAAGAGACGCCGGAAGGTGCAGCTGGCAGCGAGTTTGGCAAAAAGCAGCGCGAGGAGGCGCGCCGGAAGAAATTTGGCATTGTGACACGCGAGTTCAAAGTTGAGGACCAGCCTTGGATTCTTAAAGTCAACGGCAAGGCGGGAAAAAG GTTCAAAGGTCTGAAAAAGGGCGGCGTCACCGAAAATGCATCCTACTACATCTTCACCCAGTGCCCCGATGGAGCTTTCGAAGCCTTCCCCGTGAACGGCTGGTACAACTTTACCCCCGTGGCCAAACATCGAACTCTCACGGcggaggaggctgaagaggagtGGGGCAG GAGGAACAAGGTGGTGAATCACTTCAGCATCATGCTCCAGCGACGTCTCCGTGAGCAAACGCAGGGtgacgaggaagaggaagagagtGAGAAATcggccaagaagaagaagaagggccGAGGCAACGACCTGCGCATCCACGATATGGAAGACGATTTTGACGTGAGCAGCGACGATAGCGACAACAGTATGGGCGAAG ATGGAGAAGGCAAGACCAAGACAAAGAGCGACGCGGGGAAAGGAAAATCCAAGAAGAAGCGCAATGACAAGGAGGCTTTGGAAGACAGCGATGATGGCGACTACGAGGGGCTCGAGGTGGATTACATGTCGGATGAAAGCAG CAGTTCGGATGAAGAGCCAGAAAAAGGAAGGCCCAGCAAAGGAGAAGATGTCCCGAAAG GGATTGATGAGGCCTCAGAAAGCGAGGAAGAGAGCGAAGAGGAGAAACATAACGAGGAGGAAActaaagaagaggaagaggatgaggaaggGAAGAAGACACCAGCGCAgacagaaaagaagaagaaaaaag ACAGCAGCGGCGAATCGGACAGCTCGGACGACAGCGACATCGAGGGAGAAACGGCCTCTGCTTTGTTTATGGtg AAGAAGCGCACTCCTCCAAAACGCGCAGGCGGGCGCGGCTCCGCCGGAAGCTCTAGAACCGGCAGCCGGCCGGGTACGCCGTCGATCGATCCCGCCGCCACCTCCAACACACTCCGTGCCGCGGCCAGCAAGCTCGAGCAAG GTAAAAGACAGACGCAAGGTCCGGGGACCGACTCGCCGGCCGCTAAAAGGCTCAAGATGGACCCCAGTGGGCAGAGCCCCGCCCCCTCTGGGAAGAGCACACCTCAACCCCCATCAGGAAAATCAACTCCCAGTTCCAG CGACGTCCAGCTGACAGAAGAAGCGGTCCGCCGCTACCTGATCCGGAAACCCATGACCACCAAAGACCTGCTGAAGAAGTTCCAAACCAAGCGCACAGGCCTGAGCAGTGAGCAGACCGTCAATGTGCTGGCGCAGATTCTGAAACGGCTCAATCCCGAGCGCAAAAACGTCAAcgataaaatgcatttttatctcACGGAGTGA
- the gtf2f1 gene encoding general transcription factor IIF subunit 1 isoform X2: MASLGGSSSSSGTEFIVRVPKNTSKKYNIMSFNAGDKVNCSTWTQARMERDMSGRKIYGEEETPEGAAGSEFGKKQREEARRKKFGIVTREFKVEDQPWILKVNGKAGKRFKGLKKGGVTENASYYIFTQCPDGAFEAFPVNGWYNFTPVAKHRTLTAEEAEEEWGRRNKVVNHFSIMLQRRLREQTQGDEEEEESEKSAKKKKKGRGNDLRIHDMEDDFDVSSDDSDNSMGEDGEGKTKTKSDAGKGKSKKKRNDKEALEDSDDGDYEGLEVDYMSDESSSDEEPEKGRPSKGEDVPKGIDEASESEEESEEEKHNEEETKEEEEDEEGKKTPAQTEKKKKKDSSGESDSSDDSDIEGETASALFMVKKRTPPKRAGGRGSAGSSRTGSRPGTPSIDPAATSNTLRAAASKLEQGKRQTQGPGTDSPAAKRLKMDPSGQSPAPSGKSTPQPPSGKSTPSSSDVQLTEEAVRRYLIRKPMTTKDLLKKFQTKRTGLSSEQTVNVLAQILKRLNPERKNVNDKMHFYLTE, encoded by the exons ATGGCATCACTG GGGGGCAGCAGCAGTTCTTCAGGCACGGAATTCATTGTGCGAGTCCCTAA GAATACTAGCAAGAAATACAACATAATGTCTTTTAACGCCGGGGATAAAGTCAACTGTTCAACATGGACACAG GCTCGCATGGAGAGAGACATGAGTGGTCGCAAGATCTACGGTGAAGAAGAGACGCCGGAAGGTGCAGCTGGCAGCGAGTTTGGCAAAAAGCAGCGCGAGGAGGCGCGCCGGAAGAAATTTGGCATTGTGACACGCGAGTTCAAAGTTGAGGACCAGCCTTGGATTCTTAAAGTCAACGGCAAGGCGGGAAAAAG GTTCAAAGGTCTGAAAAAGGGCGGCGTCACCGAAAATGCATCCTACTACATCTTCACCCAGTGCCCCGATGGAGCTTTCGAAGCCTTCCCCGTGAACGGCTGGTACAACTTTACCCCCGTGGCCAAACATCGAACTCTCACGGcggaggaggctgaagaggagtGGGGCAG GAGGAACAAGGTGGTGAATCACTTCAGCATCATGCTCCAGCGACGTCTCCGTGAGCAAACGCAGGGtgacgaggaagaggaagagagtGAGAAATcggccaagaagaagaagaagggccGAGGCAACGACCTGCGCATCCACGATATGGAAGACGATTTTGACGTGAGCAGCGACGATAGCGACAACAGTATGGGCGAAG ATGGAGAAGGCAAGACCAAGACAAAGAGCGACGCGGGGAAAGGAAAATCCAAGAAGAAGCGCAATGACAAGGAGGCTTTGGAAGACAGCGATGATGGCGACTACGAGGGGCTCGAGGTGGATTACATGTCGGATGAAAGCAG TTCGGATGAAGAGCCAGAAAAAGGAAGGCCCAGCAAAGGAGAAGATGTCCCGAAAG GGATTGATGAGGCCTCAGAAAGCGAGGAAGAGAGCGAAGAGGAGAAACATAACGAGGAGGAAActaaagaagaggaagaggatgaggaaggGAAGAAGACACCAGCGCAgacagaaaagaagaagaaaaaag ACAGCAGCGGCGAATCGGACAGCTCGGACGACAGCGACATCGAGGGAGAAACGGCCTCTGCTTTGTTTATGGtg AAGAAGCGCACTCCTCCAAAACGCGCAGGCGGGCGCGGCTCCGCCGGAAGCTCTAGAACCGGCAGCCGGCCGGGTACGCCGTCGATCGATCCCGCCGCCACCTCCAACACACTCCGTGCCGCGGCCAGCAAGCTCGAGCAAG GTAAAAGACAGACGCAAGGTCCGGGGACCGACTCGCCGGCCGCTAAAAGGCTCAAGATGGACCCCAGTGGGCAGAGCCCCGCCCCCTCTGGGAAGAGCACACCTCAACCCCCATCAGGAAAATCAACTCCCAGTTCCAG CGACGTCCAGCTGACAGAAGAAGCGGTCCGCCGCTACCTGATCCGGAAACCCATGACCACCAAAGACCTGCTGAAGAAGTTCCAAACCAAGCGCACAGGCCTGAGCAGTGAGCAGACCGTCAATGTGCTGGCGCAGATTCTGAAACGGCTCAATCCCGAGCGCAAAAACGTCAAcgataaaatgcatttttatctcACGGAGTGA
- the gtf2f1 gene encoding general transcription factor IIF subunit 1 isoform X4, which yields MASLGGSSSSSGTEFIVRVPKNTSKKYNIMSFNAGDKVNCSTWTQARMERDMSGRKIYGEEETPEGAAGSEFGKKQREEARRKKFGIVTREFKVEDQPWILKVNGKAGKRFKGLKKGGVTENASYYIFTQCPDGAFEAFPVNGWYNFTPVAKHRTLTAEEAEEEWGRRNKVVNHFSIMLQRRLREQTQGDEEEEESEKSAKKKKKGRGNDLRIHDMEDDFDVSSDDSDNSMGEDGEGKTKTKSDAGKGKSKKKRNDKEALEDSDDGDYEGLEVDYMSDESSSDEEPEKGRPSKGEDVPKGIDEASESEEESEEEKHNEEETKEEEEDEEGKKTPAQTEKKKKKDSSGESDSSDDSDIEGETASALFMKKRTPPKRAGGRGSAGSSRTGSRPGTPSIDPAATSNTLRAAASKLEQGKRQTQGPGTDSPAAKRLKMDPSGQSPAPSGKSTPQPPSGKSTPSSSDVQLTEEAVRRYLIRKPMTTKDLLKKFQTKRTGLSSEQTVNVLAQILKRLNPERKNVNDKMHFYLTE from the exons ATGGCATCACTG GGGGGCAGCAGCAGTTCTTCAGGCACGGAATTCATTGTGCGAGTCCCTAA GAATACTAGCAAGAAATACAACATAATGTCTTTTAACGCCGGGGATAAAGTCAACTGTTCAACATGGACACAG GCTCGCATGGAGAGAGACATGAGTGGTCGCAAGATCTACGGTGAAGAAGAGACGCCGGAAGGTGCAGCTGGCAGCGAGTTTGGCAAAAAGCAGCGCGAGGAGGCGCGCCGGAAGAAATTTGGCATTGTGACACGCGAGTTCAAAGTTGAGGACCAGCCTTGGATTCTTAAAGTCAACGGCAAGGCGGGAAAAAG GTTCAAAGGTCTGAAAAAGGGCGGCGTCACCGAAAATGCATCCTACTACATCTTCACCCAGTGCCCCGATGGAGCTTTCGAAGCCTTCCCCGTGAACGGCTGGTACAACTTTACCCCCGTGGCCAAACATCGAACTCTCACGGcggaggaggctgaagaggagtGGGGCAG GAGGAACAAGGTGGTGAATCACTTCAGCATCATGCTCCAGCGACGTCTCCGTGAGCAAACGCAGGGtgacgaggaagaggaagagagtGAGAAATcggccaagaagaagaagaagggccGAGGCAACGACCTGCGCATCCACGATATGGAAGACGATTTTGACGTGAGCAGCGACGATAGCGACAACAGTATGGGCGAAG ATGGAGAAGGCAAGACCAAGACAAAGAGCGACGCGGGGAAAGGAAAATCCAAGAAGAAGCGCAATGACAAGGAGGCTTTGGAAGACAGCGATGATGGCGACTACGAGGGGCTCGAGGTGGATTACATGTCGGATGAAAGCAG TTCGGATGAAGAGCCAGAAAAAGGAAGGCCCAGCAAAGGAGAAGATGTCCCGAAAG GGATTGATGAGGCCTCAGAAAGCGAGGAAGAGAGCGAAGAGGAGAAACATAACGAGGAGGAAActaaagaagaggaagaggatgaggaaggGAAGAAGACACCAGCGCAgacagaaaagaagaagaaaaaag ACAGCAGCGGCGAATCGGACAGCTCGGACGACAGCGACATCGAGGGAGAAACGGCCTCTGCTTTGTTTATG AAGAAGCGCACTCCTCCAAAACGCGCAGGCGGGCGCGGCTCCGCCGGAAGCTCTAGAACCGGCAGCCGGCCGGGTACGCCGTCGATCGATCCCGCCGCCACCTCCAACACACTCCGTGCCGCGGCCAGCAAGCTCGAGCAAG GTAAAAGACAGACGCAAGGTCCGGGGACCGACTCGCCGGCCGCTAAAAGGCTCAAGATGGACCCCAGTGGGCAGAGCCCCGCCCCCTCTGGGAAGAGCACACCTCAACCCCCATCAGGAAAATCAACTCCCAGTTCCAG CGACGTCCAGCTGACAGAAGAAGCGGTCCGCCGCTACCTGATCCGGAAACCCATGACCACCAAAGACCTGCTGAAGAAGTTCCAAACCAAGCGCACAGGCCTGAGCAGTGAGCAGACCGTCAATGTGCTGGCGCAGATTCTGAAACGGCTCAATCCCGAGCGCAAAAACGTCAAcgataaaatgcatttttatctcACGGAGTGA
- the alkbh7 gene encoding alpha-ketoglutarate-dependent dioxygenase alkB homolog 7, mitochondrial, which translates to MKLLLTAVAAKNVHKAAFYKSSACYLNSLANLKAEPLLLVGSSRALVHRLGTQVEVRSAFITEEEEAELLRELEPGLKKKRYEFDHWDDAIHGYRETERVTWGGACQTILARVRSVAFASGSSLLGPVHVLDLDKTGYIKPHVDSVKFCGSTIAGLSLLSDCVMRLVKADSPSEWLDLLLPRRSLYILREQARYDFTHEILKDEQSLFNGQRVPRQRRISVICRNLPA; encoded by the exons ATGAAACTATTACTTACCGCGGTGGCAGCGAAAAACGTCCACAAAGCAGCTTTTTACAAAAGTTCCGCTTGTTATCTGAACTCTTTGGCAAACCTGAAAGCGGAACCGCTACTGCTGGTCGGCTCAAGCCGGGCTCTGGTGCACAGACTCGGAACACAGGTGGAGGTGAGGTCGGCCTTTATcaccgaggaagaggaggctgaACTTCTGCGGGAGCTGGAACCTGGTTTAAAGAAGAAACGTTACGAATTTGATCACTGGGATGAT GCTATTCATGGCTACCGAGAAACGGAACGTGTGACGTGGGGAGGAGCATGCCAGACCATCTTAGCCCGTGTCCGGTCTGTAGCGTTTGCGTCTGGAAGCTCACTTCTTGGGCCGGTCCACGTCCTGGATCTGGACAAAACCGGTTATATCAAACCTCACGTTGACAGTGTGAAG ttcTGTGGCAGCACCATCGCCGGATTAAGTCTTCTCTCAGATTGTGTCATGCGCCTCGTCAAAGCAGATTCCCCCAGCGAGTGGCTTGACCTGCTCCTGCCCAGGCGCTCCCTCTACATTCTGAG GGAGCAGGCCAGATACGACTTCACCCATGAGATCTTAAAAGATGAGCAGTCTTTGTTTAATGGACAGAGAGTGCCTCGGCAGCGACGCATTTCGGTTATTTGTCGGAACCTTCCGGCTTAA